Proteins encoded within one genomic window of Nilaparvata lugens isolate BPH chromosome 11, ASM1435652v1, whole genome shotgun sequence:
- the LOC120353488 gene encoding uncharacterized protein LOC120353488, translated as MESPLLVSVTGEVQPLIVELNWLENRNDTEQRTFVWKSIGEHSTSPRLSEDSSCQIPEALTNSTFDYRIGNLEINNVLNIDKFEDDSNSAINAYCYKLPSFNMKNKFYSIKKIVIELDSCQIAKKVVIQMENRTDASVSYSTDILNFHPNEEPISKQNVPDEHDYKRWKSMIQPDMGVVVCVQNPSGKLTNNDGATELSIWAFATSWGVYRDVLTIEGDGQLPPVSFQLEIICTSNPISFPAFCKPVLR; from the exons ATGGAGTCACCGCTGCTAGTGTCTGTGACAGGGGAAGTACAACCCCTTATAGTTGAGCTCAATTGGCTAGAGAACAGAAACGACACTGAACAACGCACTTTTGTCTGGAAATC TATTGGAGAGCATTCGACATCCCCAAGACTCAGTGAAGATTCAAGTTGTCAAATTCCTGAAGCATTGACGAATTCTACTTTTGATTATCGCATaggaaatttggaaattaataATGTACTTAATATTGACAAATTTGAAGACGATTCAAATTCAGCTATTAATGCATATTGTTATAAACTTCCAAGCTTCAAtatgaagaataaattttattctatcaaGAAAATTGTGATTGAACTGGATTCTTGTCAGATTG CTAAAAAGGTTGTAATACAAATGGAAAACCGTACAGATGCCAGTGTGTCCTACAGCACcgacattttgaattttcatccAAATGAAGAGCCAATATCAAAACAAAATGTCCCTGATGAGCATGACTATAAAA GATGGAAATCTATGATACAACCAGACATGGGAGTTGTGGTCTGTGTTCAAAACCCTTCTGGAAAATTAACGAACAATGATGGAGCAACAGAGCTGTCCATCTGGGCTTTCGCAACATCTTGGGGCGTTTACCGCGATGTGTTGACAATAGAGGGGGATGGGCAGTTACCTCCTGTCTCTTTTCAACTGGAAATAATTTGCACATCGAATCCGATAAGTTTTCCAGCGTTCTGTAAGCCAGTTCTAAGGTAA